In the Harmonia axyridis chromosome 3, icHarAxyr1.1, whole genome shotgun sequence genome, one interval contains:
- the LOC123676425 gene encoding 40S ribosomal protein S23 yields the protein MGKPRGLKTARKHVNHRREQRWADKDYKKAHLGTRWKANPFGGASHAKGIVLEKVGVEAKQPNSAIRKCVRVQLIKNGKKITAFVPRDGCLNHIEENDEVLVAGFGRKGHAVGDIPGVRFKVVKVANVSLLALYREKKERPRS from the exons ATGG GTAAACCCCGTGGATTGAAAACTGCTAGGAAGCACGTCAATCACCGTCGTGAACAACGGTGGGCTGATAAGGACTACAAAAAAGCACATTTAGGAACCAGATGGAAGGCCAATCCTTTCGGTGGAGCCTCTCATGCCAAAGGAATAGTCTTGGAAAAAGT TGGTGTTGAAGCTAAGCAACCTAATTCTGCCATCCGAAAATGTGTTAGGGtacaattaatcaaaaatggaaaaaaaatcacagCTTTCGTACCTAGGGATGGTTGTTTAAATCACATCGAAGAAAATGACGAAGTATTAGTTGCTGGATTTGGTAGGAAAGGTCATGCTGTAGGAGATATTCCTGGAGTAAGATTTAAG GTAGTAAAAGTTGCCAATGTTTCGTTGTTGGCTTTATATAGAGAGAAGAAGGAACGACCAAGGTCTTAA
- the LOC123675806 gene encoding zinc finger protein 718-like: MDYNSEDSYDDIPLEPMILINDGEGEVEENPGESYERNNSELIQSVGPDISIIPVRRKKPLFKIKLFERKKRLPKKNSYTNKEDDFHNTVQKNEMENIQSDSRDPRNTVRIITKEETDHTSETYQKRKSLPLEKCPICMKFFRRMATHLLKHEYADPSFQNNGLDCHYCSKTFNSHSNLLIHLRTHTGQRPYICEVCNKAFSQSCNLVNHMRIHSGEKPFKCPHCDKAFTQSGNLNNHIRLHTNEKPFKCHFCDKAFVQSGNLNSHIKNNHRYSKKISTNTEPSLSEVILNHTI; encoded by the exons ATGGATTATAATTCTGAAGATTCTTATGATGATATTCCTTTGGAGCCTATGATTTTAATAAATGATGGTGAAGGG GAAGTTGAAGAAAATCCAGGGGAAAGTTATGAAAGAAATAATTCAGAATTAATCCAATCTGTTGGTCCTGATATCTCTATCATACCAGTTAGGAGAAAGAAGCCTTTATTTAAAATTAaactttttgaaagaaaaaaaaggttaccaaaaaaaaattcatacacaAATAAAGAGGATGATTTTCACAATACTGTACAgaaaaatgaaatggaaaacATACAGAGTGACTCAAGGGATCCTAGAAATACTGTTCGAATAATTACCAAAGAAGAGACAGATCATACATCTGAAACATATCAAAAACGCAAGTCTCTCCCATTGGAAAAATGTCCTAtatgtatgaaatttttcagaagAATGGCTACCCATTTGTTAAAACATGAGTATGCAGATCCTAGTTTCCAAAATAATGGTCTAGATTGCCATTATTGTAGTAAAACTTTCAATAGTCACAGTAATCTATTAATTCATCTGAGAACTCATACAGGTCAAAGACCCTATATTTGTGAAGTATGCAACAAAGCATTTTCTCAATCTTGTAATTTAGTCAATCATATGAGAATTCATAGTGGAGAGAAACCATTCAAATGTCCTCATTGTGATAAAGCTTTCACACAGTCTGGTAATTTAAATAATCATATAAGGCTCCATACAAATGAAAAACCCTTCAAGTGTCATTTTTGTGACAAAGCCTTTGTGCAATCAGGGAATTTAAATTCTCACATTAAGAACAATCACAgatattctaaaaaaatttctaCAAATACAGAACCTAGTTTATCTGAAGTGATTCTTAATCACACTATTTGA
- the LOC123675807 gene encoding anaphase-promoting complex subunit 15B-like, producing the protein MNIPLFPTLKPKLIDSLWFQADLPCNEEEEVNRMEKEHRAWINNNTKLMDIVPIGNAAMEANEEDEEEDDEDDNDDEEESESHDEEDDDEIELDPSQDLNTTSNINPRLHQHAVG; encoded by the exons ATGAATATCCCTCTTTTTCCAACTCTTAAACCGAAATTAATAGATTCTTTATGGTTCCAAGCCGATTTACCATGTAATGAAGAGGAAGAAGtaaatagaatggaaaaagaacATAGGGCTTGG ataaataacaatacaaaattaATGGATATAGTTCCCATAGGAAACGCAGCAATGGAG gcTAATGAAGAGGACGAAGAGGAGGATGATGAAGATGATAATGATGATGAAGAAGAATCTGAAAGTCAtgatgaagaagatgatgatGAAATTGAATTGGATCCATCACAAGACCTTAATACTACCTCAAATATTAATCCAAGACTGCATCAACATGCAGTTGGATAA
- the LOC123676333 gene encoding H/ACA ribonucleoprotein complex non-core subunit NAF1-like — MDSENILVQETVSSADTQKLADKFEPSTETPEKDSTLKLFTSEAMEESMDSENILVQETVSYEDTQKLPVNFDPSTDSTEKDFKSKSFTSEAMEESMDSENILVQETVSSEDTQKLRVNFEPSTDSTEKDSKSKSFTSEAMEESMDSENILVQETVSSEDTQKLPVNFEPSPTTTKSPEKETMESKCDSENGSSSSDSDSDSEDSSEDSDSETDDSSETDDEIQEIKVENIKRKEQQEESWQSILGVDKASIELPDITSLELNDKDQFIYMGHFENVIDNIVTVAALPQMPAYDLETLLFLEEGRKVLGYIFDVMGPVTAPVYIILMKSAEAIADLQLEKGAKVYCAPQSKYTKYILLQELMNIRGSDASWIGDVEVPQELQEYSDDEQEQLSKKVTKRKRIQEKEGELNMDQLPGGRKPTRPSSTSQSRNNSSFAQNNRTVVNPVAIAAQRFNNTPIPIFNPSIPPPNIRMPPPVRGMVPPFSGPVPLPAQAPVPVLPLPRFWSEGRDFNGSPNRPNYRPNMPGPSDGYWYH; from the exons ATGGATTCTGAAAATATATTAGTTCAAGAAACAGTCTCTTCTGCAGATACTCAGAAATTGGCTGACAAATTTGAACCATCCACAGAAACTCCTGAAAAAGATTCTACATTAAAATTGTTCACTTCTGAAGCCATGGAAGAAAGTATGGATTCTGAAAATATATTAGTTCAAGAAACAGTCTCTTATGAAGACACTCAGAAATTGCCTGTTAATTTTGACCCATCCACAGACTCTACTGAAAAAGATTTTAAGTCAAAATCATTCACTTCTGAAGCCATGGAAGAAAGTATGGATTCTGAAAATATATTAGTTCAAGAAACAGTCTCTTCTGAAGACACTCAGAAATTGCGTGTTAATTTTGAACCATCCACAGACTCTACTGAAAAAGATTCTAAGTCAAAATCATTCACTTCTGAAGCCATGGAAGAAAGTATGGATTCTGAAAATATATTAGTTCAAGAAACAGTCTCTTCTGAAGACACTCAGAAATTGCCTGTTAATTTTGAACCATCCCCAACAACTACAAAATCTCCAGAAAAAGAAACAATGGAGTCAAAATGTGATTCAGAAAATGGTTCTAGTAGTTCTGATAGTGACAGTGATTCCGAAGATTCTTCTGAAGATAGTGATAGTGAAACTGATGATTCTTCTGAAACAGATGATGA GATTCAGGAAATAaaagttgaaaatatcaaaagaaaggAACAACAAGAAGAATCATGGCAGTCTATTTTAGGGGTTGATAAAGCCTCCATAGAACTGCCAGACATTACTTCCTTAGAGCTGAATGATAAAGATCAATTCATTTATATGGgacattttgaaaatgttattgaTAACATTG TTACAGTTGCTGCTTTACCCCAAATGCCTGCTTATGACCTAGaaacattattatttttagaagaAGGTCGGAAAGTTTTAGGTTACATATTTGATGTTATGGGACCTGTCACAGCCCCTGTTTACATTATACTCATGAAATCTGCAGAAGCGATTGCAGATCTTCAACTGGAAAAAGGAGCTAAAGTTTATTGTGCCCCCCAAAGCAAATATACTAAATATATTCTACTCCAGGAATTAATGAA TATACGTGGATCAGATGCTTCTTGGATAGGAGATGTTGAAGTTCCACAAGAATTACAAGAATACTCAGATGATGAGCAGGAACAACTCAGTAAAAAAGTAACTAAACGGAAGCGGATTCAAGAAAAGGAGGGTGAACTAAATATGGATCAATTACCTGGGGGGAGAAAACCTACAAGACCTAGTAGTACTTCACAAAGTAGGAATAATTCATCATTCGCACAAAATAATAGGACTGTAGTAAATCCTGTTGCTATTGCAGCACAGAGGTTTAATAATACACCAATAcctattttcaatccttcaatACCACCTCCAAATATTAGAATGCCACCTCCAGTAAGAGGCATGGTACCTCCTTTTTCTGGACCGGTCCCTCTTCCTGCTCAGGCCCCAGTTCCTGTTCTGCCCTTACCAAGGTTTTGGTCTGAAGGTAGAGATTTTAATGGAAGTCCTAATAGACCTAATTACAGGCCGAATATGCCTGGTCCTTCTGATGGCTATTGGTATCATTGA
- the LOC123675062 gene encoding high affinity copper uptake protein 1 isoform X1 — MVFLFLSKMEHHGHDMHHGMHSPNHSTMPKHLGMDGKDMPDMDMDMDHSMMKMFFHFGINETVLFEQWKFTTVGGLIGSMIGILIMAALYEGLKYYREYLFWKTYNALQYRAVSIPEKGVVNEENQIVHMVGEVIHKQPPTMWSKMHSFQTFLHMIQMVLSYFLMLIFMTYNIWLCIAVVIGAGIGYFLFGWKKSVIVDVTEHCH, encoded by the exons atggtttttttgtttttgtcca AAATGGAACACCATGGTCATGACATGCACCATGGTATGCATTCACCAAACCACTCTACCATGCCCAAGCATTTAGGAATGGATGGCAAAGACATGCCAGACATGGATATGGACATGGACCACAGTATGATGAAAATGTTT TTTCATTTTGGGATCAACGAAACAGTACTTTTTGAGCAATGGAAGTTTACAACTGTTGGAGGTTTAATTGGTTCAATGATTGGAATCCTTATAATGGCAGCATTGTACGAAGGGCTCAAATATTATAG GGAATACCTATTTTGGAAAACATACAATGCCTTACAATATAGAGCAGTCTCAATACCAGAAAAAGGCGTGGTGAATGAAGAAAACCAAATAGTTCA TATGGTGGGGGAAGTCATCCACAAACAGCC GCCAACGATGTGGAGTAAAATGCATTCTTTTCAAACTTTTCTACATATGATCCAAATGGTGCTCTCCTACTTCCTCATGTTGATATTTATGACATATAATATTTGGCTGTGTATAGCAGTAGTCATTGGCGCAGGTATAGGATATTTCCTCTTCGGTTGGAAGAAATCCGTGATAGTCGATGTAACTGAACACTGTCATTGA
- the LOC123675062 gene encoding high affinity copper uptake protein 1 isoform X3 — MVFLFLSKMEHHGHDMHHGMHSPNHSTMPKHLGMDGKDMPDMDMDMDHSMMKMFFHFGINETVLFEQWKFTTVGGLIGSMIGILIMAALYEGLKYYREYLFWKTYNALQYRAVSIPEKGVVNEENQIVQPTMWSKMHSFQTFLHMIQMVLSYFLMLIFMTYNIWLCIAVVIGAGIGYFLFGWKKSVIVDVTEHCH, encoded by the exons atggtttttttgtttttgtcca AAATGGAACACCATGGTCATGACATGCACCATGGTATGCATTCACCAAACCACTCTACCATGCCCAAGCATTTAGGAATGGATGGCAAAGACATGCCAGACATGGATATGGACATGGACCACAGTATGATGAAAATGTTT TTTCATTTTGGGATCAACGAAACAGTACTTTTTGAGCAATGGAAGTTTACAACTGTTGGAGGTTTAATTGGTTCAATGATTGGAATCCTTATAATGGCAGCATTGTACGAAGGGCTCAAATATTATAG GGAATACCTATTTTGGAAAACATACAATGCCTTACAATATAGAGCAGTCTCAATACCAGAAAAAGGCGTGGTGAATGAAGAAAACCAAATAGTTCA GCCAACGATGTGGAGTAAAATGCATTCTTTTCAAACTTTTCTACATATGATCCAAATGGTGCTCTCCTACTTCCTCATGTTGATATTTATGACATATAATATTTGGCTGTGTATAGCAGTAGTCATTGGCGCAGGTATAGGATATTTCCTCTTCGGTTGGAAGAAATCCGTGATAGTCGATGTAACTGAACACTGTCATTGA
- the LOC123675062 gene encoding high affinity copper uptake protein 1 isoform X2, with product MEHHGHDMHHGMHSPNHSTMPKHLGMDGKDMPDMDMDMDHSMMKMFFHFGINETVLFEQWKFTTVGGLIGSMIGILIMAALYEGLKYYREYLFWKTYNALQYRAVSIPEKGVVNEENQIVHMVGEVIHKQPPTMWSKMHSFQTFLHMIQMVLSYFLMLIFMTYNIWLCIAVVIGAGIGYFLFGWKKSVIVDVTEHCH from the exons ATGGAACACCATGGTCATGACATGCACCATGGTATGCATTCACCAAACCACTCTACCATGCCCAAGCATTTAGGAATGGATGGCAAAGACATGCCAGACATGGATATGGACATGGACCACAGTATGATGAAAATGTTT TTTCATTTTGGGATCAACGAAACAGTACTTTTTGAGCAATGGAAGTTTACAACTGTTGGAGGTTTAATTGGTTCAATGATTGGAATCCTTATAATGGCAGCATTGTACGAAGGGCTCAAATATTATAG GGAATACCTATTTTGGAAAACATACAATGCCTTACAATATAGAGCAGTCTCAATACCAGAAAAAGGCGTGGTGAATGAAGAAAACCAAATAGTTCA TATGGTGGGGGAAGTCATCCACAAACAGCC GCCAACGATGTGGAGTAAAATGCATTCTTTTCAAACTTTTCTACATATGATCCAAATGGTGCTCTCCTACTTCCTCATGTTGATATTTATGACATATAATATTTGGCTGTGTATAGCAGTAGTCATTGGCGCAGGTATAGGATATTTCCTCTTCGGTTGGAAGAAATCCGTGATAGTCGATGTAACTGAACACTGTCATTGA
- the LOC123674672 gene encoding programmed cell death protein 4, whose product MAHKQNEVEFDVDVEDDNETDIDKEVKKELETKSVTAVSDVQSKHKSKKMFGKQVMVTGHIHSPRLWKNSRRSRNGYGRGLPKKKGAGGKGVWGVPGSELLEADEDVNDPNYDNENMNNGAYLHAVIPDEPNIELKKLLEPFILEYFEHGKTCEVAQAVERYIPLSRRNVIVEQSIEIAMDHKASHRELTSILIADLFSDCITVPDITKAFENILADIDDLVLDIPDAPTLIGNFIARAIADECIPPKFIDQTKKKSDGEKFLTALDHAKVLINMDHGLSRLHNVWGFGGALRPVKSITKRMILDLQEFVYSRDIEEASRCLKQLEVPHFHHEFVYEAIIMALEANKEDTEEALCNLLRSFAREVLITTDQMERGFLRVYDDLSDIETDVPRAYFILERFVGRCRKAGFLNENIIQNMPSRGRKRYVSEGDQFIKENKKDKEDEEKDKEDKEKSKLKAILSLKGK is encoded by the coding sequence ATGGCTCATAAACAGAACGAAGTTGAGTTTGATGTGGACGTCGAAGACGACAATGAAACCGACATCGATAAAGAAGTTAAAAAGGAATTGGAAACTAAATCCGTTACGGCAGTCAGTGATGTCCAGTCCAAACATAAGTCTAAAAAAATGTTTGGCAAACAAGTTATGGTTACAGGACATATTCACTCTCCGAGGTTGTGGAAAAATAGTAGACGTTCGAGGAATGGATATGGAAGAGGCCTGCCTAAGAAGAAGGGCGCAGGAGGAAAAGGAGTCTGGGGTGTTCCTGGTTCAGAATTACTGGAAGCTGATGAAGATGTGAATGATCCAAACTATGACAATGAAAACATGAACAACGGTGCATACCTACATGCTGTAATACCTGATGAACCCAATATAGAACTCAAGAAATTACTGGAACCATTCATTCTAGAATATTTTGAGCATGGAAAGACTTGTGAAGTAGCTCAAGCAGTTGAAAGGTACATTCCTTTGAGTAGAAGGAATGTTATTGTCGAACAGTCAATAGAAATAGCAATGGATCATAAAGCATCTCATAGAGAACTGACATCAATTTTGATTGCTGATTTATTCAGTGATTGTATTACTGTTCCAGACATAACCAAGGCTTTTGAAAACATTCTTGCTGATATAGATGATCTTGTACTAGACATTCCTGATGCTCCAACATTGATTGGTAATTTCATAGCGAGAGCAATTGCTGATGAATGTATTCCTCCCAAGTTTATAGATCAGACAAAGAAGAAAAGTGATGGTGAGAAATTCCTAACTGCATTAGACCATGCAAAAGTTCTTATCAATATGGACCATGGCTTAAGCAGACTGCACAATGTATGGGGATTTGGTGGAGCGCTAAGACCTGTCAAATCCATAACTAAACGAATGATACTAGATCTGCAAGAATTTGTTTATTCTAGGGATATTGAAGAAGCTTCCCGTTGTCTGAAACAACTGGAGGTTCCACATTTCCATCATGAATTTGTGTATGAAGCTATAATTATGGCCTTAGAAGCTAATAAAGAAGACACAGAGGAAGCCCTTTGTAATCTATTGCGTTCCTTTGCTCGAGAGGTTCTGATTACTACAGATCAGATGGAGAGAGGTTTTTTGCGTGTGTACGATGACCTTTCTGATATAGAAACAGATGTTCCTCGTGCCTATTTTATTTTAGAACGATTTGTTGGTCGTTGCCGCAAAGCAGGatttctcaatgaaaatattattcaaaatatgcCTTCTAGAGGGCGTAAACGATATGTCTCCGAAGGAGATCAATTCATTAAGGAAAATAAGAAGGacaaagaagatgaagaaaaagacaaagaagacaaagaaaaatcaaaattaaaggCAATTCTTAGCTTGAAAGGAAAGTAA
- the LOC123674673 gene encoding leucine-rich repeat-containing protein 57: protein MGNSSMKQHINTAQKTGVLKVSQGKLSEFPPSFRQLENNLRTLDLSENKFLILPEEISRFMQLKHLNLQKNKLTKIPDCIGALTKLETLNASHNNLSTLPRTLSNLIHLKQVYLSSNHLKEFPMMFCGLKHLDLLDLSKNEIESIPSDIAGLYVTELNLNQNQITFISPQIAECLRLKTLRLEENCLQLSAISPKILRDSKIANLSIDGNLFEPKQLSDIDGYEIYMDRFTAVRKKMF, encoded by the coding sequence ATGGGAAATTCTAGTATGAAACAACATATCAACACTGCACAAAAAACAGGAGTGTTGAAAGTATCTCAAGGAAAATTATCTGAATTCCCACCATCATTTAGACAGCTTGAAAATAATCTCAGAACATTAGATTTATCAGAAAATAAATTCTTAATACTCCCTGAAGAAATAAGCAGGTTCATGCAGTTGAAGCACTTGAATCTACAAAAGAATAAACTTACAAAAATACCAGATTGCATTGGAGCACTAACCAAACTCGAAACATTGAATGCTTCGCATAACAATTTGAGTACACTACCTAGAACATTATCTAATTTGATTCATTTGAAACAAGTTTATCTAAGCAGCAATCATTTAAAAGAATTTCCAATGATGTTTTGTGGGCTAAAGCACTTGGACCTACTAGATTTGTCTAAGAATGAAATTGAATCCATTCCTTCGGATATAGCAGGGTTATATGTAACTGAGCTTAATTTAAACCAAAATCAAATAACGTTTATATCCCCTCAAATAGCAGAGTGCCTACGATTAAAGACATTACGATTAGAGGAAAACTGCCTACAACTATCAGCAATATCACCTAAAATTTTGAGGGATTCAAAAATTGCAAACCTCTCCATAGATGGAAATCTTTTTGAGCCTAAGCAATTATCAGATATTGATGGATATGAAATCTATATGGATAGATTCACAGCTGTTAGGAAAAAGATGTTTTGA